Proteins from one Listeria innocua genomic window:
- a CDS encoding DUF2177 family protein: MAQFLKLFVTSAVVFLVFDLFWLLVASKKMYQQFIGDLMGDVRLAPAVIFYFIYVVGVTFFVLVPGTEKGSLGYTILAGALFGLVCYATYDLTNLATLKDWPITMTIIDLVWGTAVTTVTSVIVYFINLHFFSGGGSL, encoded by the coding sequence ATGGCGCAATTTTTAAAGCTATTTGTAACAAGTGCTGTAGTTTTCTTAGTTTTTGATCTTTTTTGGTTGCTCGTAGCTTCTAAGAAAATGTATCAGCAGTTTATCGGGGATTTAATGGGGGATGTAAGGCTTGCTCCAGCAGTAATTTTTTACTTTATTTATGTAGTTGGGGTTACTTTTTTCGTATTAGTGCCTGGAACGGAGAAAGGTAGCTTAGGTTATACGATTTTAGCCGGAGCATTATTTGGTTTAGTTTGTTACGCTACGTATGATTTGACGAACTTAGCAACATTAAAAGATTGGCCGATTACGATGACCATTATTGATCTCGTTTGGGGAACGGCTGTGACGACTGTGACTTCCGTAATTGTCTACTTTATTAATCTGCATTTCTTCTCAGGAGGAGGTTCGCTTTGA
- a CDS encoding cryptochrome/photolyase family protein, protein MTSVMWFRRDLRVNDNKALYHACKEEDLILLFQVNPEQFIKGSPSHQAFFASVAHFQQELNKNTHLQIMFGEPIELLKQLKEKIPTWDKVFFNRDETGYGASRDEAARAFFADKEITVHSYHDSYLHSAEEVKKSATEYYKIFTPYYKKWREEIKEMPLKVTLKPEKIRKESLFPNYEEQFRELIQDLPAFDSGEKAANTRLANFVKEDLADYDKARDVPALDKTSHLSRYLRTGEISIRTVWQALQKEEATEGRATFEKELCWRDFYNMIYVSFPKQKNEPIQENYRFIEWENNREFFKKWQDGQTGFPLVDAAMRQLKETGWMHNRLRMITASFLTKDLLIDWRFGEKYFQQMLIDYDPASNIGGWQWAASTGTDAVPYFRIFNPTTQSEKFDPDGTFIRKYVKELRDLPDKFIHQPEKMSETEQKEHGLILGKDYPLPIIDHKERRKLAIARYEFSKEHSRGNI, encoded by the coding sequence ATGACTTCAGTAATGTGGTTTCGTAGAGATCTTCGAGTAAATGATAATAAAGCTCTTTATCATGCCTGTAAAGAAGAAGATTTAATTTTGTTATTTCAAGTAAATCCAGAACAATTTATCAAAGGAAGCCCTAGTCACCAAGCATTTTTCGCGAGTGTAGCTCATTTTCAACAAGAACTAAATAAAAACACCCATTTGCAAATCATGTTTGGCGAGCCAATCGAGCTCCTAAAACAATTAAAAGAAAAAATACCAACTTGGGATAAAGTTTTCTTCAACCGCGATGAAACAGGCTACGGAGCGAGTCGAGACGAGGCTGCCCGAGCATTCTTTGCTGATAAGGAAATCACAGTTCACAGCTATCACGATAGTTACCTTCATTCAGCTGAAGAAGTGAAAAAATCCGCCACAGAATACTACAAAATCTTCACTCCTTACTACAAAAAATGGCGCGAAGAAATAAAAGAAATGCCTTTAAAAGTCACTTTAAAACCAGAAAAAATTAGGAAAGAAAGCTTATTTCCAAATTATGAGGAACAGTTTAGAGAACTGATTCAAGATTTACCAGCCTTTGATTCCGGTGAAAAAGCAGCGAATACGAGACTTGCAAACTTTGTAAAAGAAGATTTAGCAGACTATGACAAAGCAAGAGACGTCCCAGCGCTTGATAAAACGAGTCATTTATCACGCTATTTACGAACGGGAGAGATTTCGATTCGTACGGTTTGGCAGGCACTTCAAAAAGAAGAAGCTACAGAAGGACGAGCAACATTCGAAAAAGAACTGTGTTGGCGCGATTTTTATAATATGATTTATGTTTCTTTTCCAAAGCAAAAAAATGAGCCTATTCAAGAAAATTATCGTTTTATTGAATGGGAAAATAATCGCGAATTTTTCAAGAAGTGGCAAGACGGGCAAACTGGTTTTCCGCTTGTCGATGCTGCGATGCGCCAATTAAAAGAGACGGGCTGGATGCATAATCGGCTAAGAATGATCACGGCTTCCTTTTTAACGAAGGATTTACTAATTGATTGGCGTTTTGGCGAAAAATATTTTCAACAAATGCTAATTGATTACGACCCAGCGAGTAATATTGGCGGTTGGCAGTGGGCGGCTTCGACTGGAACAGATGCAGTACCGTATTTTAGAATTTTTAATCCAACAACCCAATCGGAAAAATTTGATCCAGATGGTACATTTATTCGGAAATATGTAAAGGAATTACGGGACTTGCCGGATAAATTCATTCATCAACCAGAAAAAATGTCTGAAACAGAGCAAAAAGAGCATGGTTTGATTTTAGGAAAAGATTATCCGCTTCCGATAATCGACCATAAAGAGCGACGAAAATTAGCGATTGCGCGATATGAGTTTAGCAAGGAGCATTCTAGGGGAAATATATAG
- a CDS encoding DUF1295 domain-containing protein, whose amino-acid sequence MYWIVALALLVYFVLWFIISKIKGKYSLVDIAWGGGFVVVAWTGFLTTFSVTTQSLTILILVTLWGVRLFWHLARRNWNKPEDYRYVNMRKRWGTTLVNLKAFLNVFVLQGVLLFIIALPITHTFANESAEFTWWQIAGIVIWIIGFVFEVGGDLQLENFKKNPANKGKLLTTGFWSVTRHPNYFGEALSWWGVFLVAFTQITDLWLITSPIVITLLLLFVSGVPLLEKKYQDREDFQAYAKKTSKFFPFIGKKGL is encoded by the coding sequence ATGTATTGGATAGTAGCACTCGCTTTACTTGTCTATTTTGTACTTTGGTTTATCATTTCAAAAATAAAAGGTAAATATTCGCTGGTAGATATTGCTTGGGGCGGGGGATTTGTTGTTGTTGCTTGGACCGGATTTTTAACTACTTTTAGTGTAACGACGCAAAGTTTGACGATTCTTATTTTAGTTACTTTATGGGGCGTACGTTTATTTTGGCATTTAGCACGTAGAAATTGGAACAAGCCAGAAGATTATCGCTACGTTAATATGCGCAAACGCTGGGGAACGACATTGGTTAATTTAAAAGCCTTTTTAAATGTTTTCGTTTTGCAAGGTGTTCTCTTATTTATTATTGCTTTACCAATCACGCATACTTTTGCTAATGAATCAGCGGAATTTACTTGGTGGCAAATCGCAGGAATTGTAATATGGATTATCGGTTTTGTGTTTGAAGTTGGTGGCGACCTCCAGTTAGAAAACTTTAAAAAGAACCCAGCTAATAAAGGAAAACTACTAACGACAGGTTTTTGGTCTGTTACAAGACATCCTAATTATTTTGGTGAAGCTCTTAGTTGGTGGGGTGTATTTTTAGTCGCTTTTACACAAATAACAGATCTTTGGCTGATTACTAGTCCTATTGTTATCACTTTATTATTACTATTTGTGTCCGGCGTCCCACTACTTGAAAAAAAATACCAAGACCGCGAAGACTTTCAAGCTTATGCCAAAAAAACCTCTAAATTCTTCCCTTTTATTGGTAAAAAAGGTCTGTAA
- a CDS encoding Crp/Fnr family transcriptional regulator — MSLLNEENNFYNVDLLDLLKDSNEAVLPYKRIRFRRNQKILTEGAETTYFYIIEDGVVSMSKNTCKEDSIISFLGKQDSIGPLTLLGGAKSPANYTSISEVSVYQFERKYVLNKLLSSPDVFWQMNSLMQSMVSPMLEREAYVNLPSSEKVLAGLIACGERFGRIESDGSCLIPYYFTQKILGNYLNLARAYVATNLRKLEEDGVISLSPKPWRVKNFDVHRQKLKDNYKPYI, encoded by the coding sequence ATGTCATTACTGAATGAGGAAAATAATTTTTACAACGTAGATTTACTCGACTTGTTAAAAGATTCAAATGAAGCGGTTCTTCCATATAAGAGAATTCGTTTTAGACGCAACCAAAAAATCTTAACAGAAGGCGCGGAAACAACTTACTTTTATATTATTGAAGACGGGGTCGTTTCGATGAGTAAAAATACGTGTAAAGAAGATAGTATTATTAGCTTCTTAGGTAAACAAGATTCTATCGGTCCGCTTACATTACTTGGAGGAGCCAAATCACCTGCAAACTATACGTCTATTAGTGAAGTTAGTGTTTATCAATTTGAACGTAAATATGTTTTGAATAAACTCTTAAGCTCACCAGATGTATTTTGGCAAATGAACTCACTTATGCAAAGTATGGTTTCCCCCATGTTAGAGCGAGAAGCTTATGTGAATTTGCCTTCTAGTGAGAAAGTTTTGGCTGGATTAATTGCTTGTGGAGAGAGATTTGGAAGAATTGAATCAGACGGTTCTTGCTTAATTCCATACTATTTTACTCAAAAAATCTTAGGCAATTACTTAAATCTAGCTCGAGCTTACGTTGCTACTAACTTGCGTAAACTTGAAGAAGATGGTGTTATTTCTTTATCGCCGAAACCTTGGCGTGTAAAGAACTTCGATGTTCATAGACAAAAACTAAAAGACAATTATAAACCATACATATAA
- a CDS encoding formate/nitrite transporter family protein yields the protein MDVESSPLMQKIDYSTRKKIDLVNNSILRYIVRAMLACLFLTLGTAVAVMIGDKVDHFAPGLGKITYAFMFSWSLVMIIYMNAELGTSNMMYMTTGVYQKIVKPGKALQILILCIVCNLLGGILAGYLVSLTSVFHNLPADHFLFTAVSGKLEKAPLQIFVEGIFANIVVNTAVLCTLRMKDDAGKVIAMIFIIFIFAFLGFEHVIANFSSFSLAFFASGGTLAAMTAGNVTVNLVLALLGNFVGGGLVIGLGYAWLNRTKSIYKD from the coding sequence TTGGATGTTGAAAGTAGTCCATTAATGCAGAAAATTGATTATAGTACGCGCAAAAAAATTGATTTAGTAAATAATAGTATTCTTCGTTATATCGTGCGCGCGATGTTAGCATGTTTATTCTTAACACTAGGGACTGCGGTCGCTGTTATGATTGGTGATAAAGTCGATCATTTTGCACCCGGACTTGGTAAAATCACCTATGCATTTATGTTTAGTTGGTCGCTCGTTATGATTATTTATATGAATGCTGAGCTGGGTACTTCTAACATGATGTATATGACAACAGGAGTTTATCAAAAAATTGTTAAACCTGGAAAAGCATTACAAATTTTGATTTTATGTATTGTTTGTAATTTATTGGGTGGAATTCTTGCAGGGTACTTAGTTTCTCTGACATCTGTTTTCCATAATTTACCTGCTGACCACTTCTTATTTACTGCCGTTAGCGGTAAACTTGAAAAAGCGCCATTACAAATTTTTGTAGAAGGTATTTTCGCCAATATTGTTGTAAATACGGCCGTGCTTTGTACACTTCGAATGAAAGATGATGCTGGTAAAGTCATTGCGATGATTTTCATTATTTTCATCTTTGCATTCTTAGGATTCGAGCACGTTATCGCCAACTTCTCATCATTCTCATTAGCATTTTTCGCTTCTGGTGGAACACTTGCTGCAATGACAGCGGGCAATGTGACCGTCAATTTAGTCCTTGCTTTACTTGGGAATTTTGTAGGTGGTGGCCTTGTTATCGGACTAGGCTATGCATGGCTTAACCGAACAAAATCAATTTATAAAGACTAA
- a CDS encoding DUF916 and DUF3324 domain-containing protein, with protein MKKSFLSILFLVPLLVTFGNFTEAKAAEGDVGYSVQANIPANQIDKKQTYFDLKMKPNQKQTVEIDVMNSSNEEIQVEASINYASTNQTGVIDYTKNDLSKKDKSLKYPLPALATIPDDQKLLTIPVNGKKTVQVTIEMPDESIDGVVLGAVQFKKKNQTETKKTKGVSLKNEYSYIVGMQLSETDKQVKPHMNLLSIKPTLINYHTAIVAKLQNDQPVIIKNLSIDAKVYQDGSNKMLYQTKKADMTMAPNSNFDFGIDWENKPLKEGKYRLKMSATNGVETWNWDETFTIGKKDQDLNKEAVNLKQTSQWLYVAIAAGVLLIVLIIILVIRKRRNNQEK; from the coding sequence TTGAAAAAAAGTTTTCTTAGCATATTATTCCTTGTTCCATTATTAGTGACATTCGGCAATTTTACAGAAGCAAAAGCAGCGGAGGGAGATGTCGGCTATTCCGTTCAAGCTAATATTCCCGCCAATCAAATAGACAAAAAACAAACCTACTTTGACTTGAAAATGAAACCAAACCAAAAGCAAACAGTAGAAATAGATGTAATGAATAGTTCAAATGAAGAAATTCAAGTAGAAGCATCCATCAATTACGCGTCAACCAACCAAACTGGTGTGATTGATTACACGAAAAATGACCTTTCTAAAAAAGACAAAAGCCTGAAGTACCCATTACCCGCATTAGCTACAATACCAGACGACCAAAAACTTCTAACGATACCTGTGAATGGCAAAAAAACCGTTCAAGTTACGATTGAAATGCCAGACGAATCAATCGATGGAGTTGTTTTGGGCGCAGTACAGTTCAAAAAGAAAAATCAAACGGAGACCAAAAAAACAAAAGGTGTCTCACTTAAAAATGAATATTCCTATATTGTTGGTATGCAGTTATCTGAAACCGACAAACAAGTCAAACCACATATGAATTTATTAAGTATTAAACCAACTCTTATCAATTATCACACAGCGATAGTTGCCAAATTACAAAACGACCAACCAGTTATTATCAAAAACCTAAGCATTGATGCAAAAGTGTATCAAGATGGCTCGAATAAAATGCTTTACCAAACTAAAAAGGCAGATATGACGATGGCACCAAATTCCAATTTTGACTTCGGGATTGATTGGGAGAATAAACCGTTAAAAGAAGGTAAATATAGATTAAAAATGTCTGCTACAAATGGCGTAGAAACTTGGAATTGGGATGAAACATTTACGATTGGTAAAAAAGATCAAGATTTAAATAAAGAAGCAGTGAATTTGAAACAAACGAGCCAGTGGTTGTATGTTGCGATTGCTGCAGGTGTTTTACTTATAGTATTAATTATTATACTAGTAATTAGAAAACGAAGAAATAACCAAGAAAAATAA
- a CDS encoding DAK2 domain-containing protein, producing MLNGAAEVISKKDELNRINIFPVADGDTGSNLASLMQAIIDNVSPREYSTKELLEEVASAALIGARGNSGMIFAQYLNAVAESYHHLESTFDGLVEAFQKAVHKAYEALLDPKEGTILSVMKAWSEALAGTYEQERSFQQSLLNAQRVAEQALINTEFQMAILRKNRLVDSGAKGFYYFIAGLTKAYCGGTVSTPNSYVEQETRQEHTHFETSEPIYRYCSEFIIKEATISHQTLREVLAPKGDSLVIAGNEKQIKIHIHTNEPQEILSLLSEFGKMTYQKVDDMRLQYEVTKNPRAKIAIVTDSIADLPEDFLLEHQVHVLPMNILAGEENFLDKLTVGPTLIQQKLTQQHKMSTAQPTIRTVDALLSFLENKYQHVLVIAVSAKLSGTYQLIKQRIKARDLSPEWIRVIDSKLNSVAQGLLVKQAVELVEAGKPFDEVTQKIEQLTAQTFIYVAVADLAPMVESGRIPRILGRLAQKLSLYPIVSLDRNGEGKLIGVSFSQKQSMKKVIKKVAKLQLKELAITHVSSERDAKLWQKELEAKIGGNSYLVDSSAAIAISAGLSSVAVAGIKKEETI from the coding sequence ATGTTGAACGGGGCAGCTGAAGTAATTAGTAAAAAAGATGAGCTAAATCGAATTAACATTTTTCCCGTAGCAGATGGTGATACAGGGAGTAATTTAGCTTCTTTAATGCAAGCGATTATTGATAATGTGTCGCCACGAGAATACTCCACGAAAGAACTACTTGAAGAAGTGGCCAGCGCAGCACTGATAGGAGCACGTGGCAATTCCGGAATGATTTTTGCCCAATATTTAAATGCGGTTGCCGAAAGCTATCATCATTTGGAATCTACCTTTGATGGACTAGTCGAAGCATTTCAAAAAGCAGTTCATAAAGCCTATGAAGCGTTATTAGATCCAAAAGAAGGTACTATTTTATCGGTGATGAAGGCTTGGTCTGAGGCGCTTGCTGGGACATATGAGCAAGAACGTTCTTTTCAACAATCGCTCTTAAATGCGCAAAGAGTTGCGGAACAAGCGTTAATTAATACAGAATTTCAAATGGCTATTTTACGAAAGAATCGGTTAGTCGATTCTGGGGCGAAAGGTTTTTATTATTTCATTGCCGGGCTGACCAAAGCTTATTGCGGGGGAACAGTTTCTACACCAAATAGTTATGTGGAGCAGGAAACTCGGCAAGAACACACTCATTTTGAGACAAGTGAACCGATTTATCGATATTGTTCTGAATTTATTATTAAAGAAGCGACCATCTCCCATCAAACATTGCGAGAAGTCCTTGCGCCAAAAGGAGATTCCTTAGTGATTGCAGGGAATGAAAAACAAATTAAAATACACATTCATACAAATGAACCACAAGAAATATTAAGTTTACTATCAGAATTTGGAAAAATGACCTATCAAAAAGTAGACGATATGCGACTTCAATATGAGGTAACGAAAAATCCACGAGCAAAAATCGCGATTGTAACCGATTCGATTGCTGATTTACCCGAAGATTTCTTATTAGAACATCAAGTGCACGTTTTACCGATGAATATTTTAGCCGGGGAGGAAAATTTTCTCGATAAATTAACAGTTGGACCAACTTTGATACAACAAAAACTAACGCAGCAACATAAAATGAGCACGGCGCAACCTACCATTCGAACAGTCGACGCATTATTATCGTTCTTAGAAAATAAGTATCAACATGTACTAGTTATTGCAGTTTCAGCTAAATTAAGTGGGACGTATCAACTAATCAAGCAACGAATTAAAGCGCGCGATTTGTCGCCGGAATGGATTCGCGTTATTGATTCCAAGTTGAATTCCGTTGCTCAAGGGCTTCTAGTAAAGCAAGCAGTGGAATTAGTGGAAGCTGGAAAGCCTTTTGATGAAGTTACTCAGAAAATCGAACAGTTAACTGCTCAGACATTTATTTACGTTGCAGTGGCTGATTTGGCACCAATGGTTGAGTCTGGTCGGATACCGCGGATTTTAGGCAGGTTAGCACAGAAACTTTCTTTATATCCGATTGTTAGTCTGGACAGAAATGGCGAAGGAAAATTGATAGGTGTGTCATTTAGTCAAAAACAAAGTATGAAAAAAGTCATTAAAAAAGTTGCAAAATTACAACTGAAAGAGCTTGCTATTACGCATGTTTCTTCAGAACGTGATGCGAAACTTTGGCAGAAAGAACTTGAGGCAAAAATAGGAGGAAATAGCTATTTAGTGGATAGTTCAGCTGCAATTGCCATCAGTGCCGGACTTTCCAGTGTCGCGGTCGCAGGGATTAAAAAGGAGGAAACAATATGA
- a CDS encoding O-acetylhomoserine aminocarboxypropyltransferase/cysteine synthase family protein gives MSNEYKFETIQVHGGHTPDGDTHSRAVPIYQTTSYTFDSPEHAAALFGLQETGNIYTRIMNPTTAVLEERLTLLEGGIGAVATASGMAAITYSILNIAGSGDHIVAAATLYGGTHTLFSHTFKTFGIDVTFVDPNEPENFEKAMKENTKAVFIETIGNPDINIIDIEKVAEIAHASDVPLIVDNTFATAYLNRPFDFGADIVVYSATKFIGGHGVAIGGAVIDSGKFNWANGKFPKLVVPDDSYNGLSYTNDVGAAAYITKLRVSLLRDTGAALSPFNAFLLILGLETLSLRLEQHVKNAKQVANFLNDHPKVAWVNYPGLKDNKYHDLAQKYLPKGPGSIFTFGVKGGYAAGKKVIESVELFSHLANVGDAKSLIIHPASTTHQQLSEEQQLTAGVKPESIRLSIGIENADDIIQDLTKALEQI, from the coding sequence ATGAGTAATGAGTATAAATTCGAAACAATTCAAGTACACGGCGGACATACACCGGACGGAGATACGCATTCTAGAGCCGTACCAATTTATCAAACAACATCGTATACATTTGATAGCCCAGAACATGCCGCAGCCTTATTTGGTTTACAGGAAACCGGAAATATTTATACACGAATTATGAATCCTACTACAGCTGTTTTAGAAGAACGGTTAACTTTACTTGAAGGTGGCATTGGCGCTGTTGCAACGGCTTCAGGCATGGCCGCTATTACTTACTCGATTTTAAATATTGCTGGTTCCGGAGATCATATCGTCGCAGCGGCAACACTTTATGGTGGCACACACACTCTTTTCTCGCATACATTTAAAACGTTTGGCATTGATGTTACTTTTGTCGACCCTAACGAACCTGAAAATTTTGAAAAAGCAATGAAAGAAAATACGAAAGCCGTATTCATTGAAACGATTGGTAATCCTGATATTAATATTATTGATATTGAAAAAGTAGCTGAGATAGCGCACGCATCTGATGTCCCGCTAATTGTTGATAATACTTTTGCGACCGCTTATTTAAATCGCCCATTTGATTTTGGTGCAGATATTGTCGTTTACTCGGCAACCAAATTTATCGGTGGTCACGGGGTTGCAATTGGTGGCGCTGTTATTGACTCTGGTAAATTTAACTGGGCAAATGGGAAGTTTCCAAAACTCGTTGTACCTGATGATAGTTATAACGGGCTGTCTTATACGAATGATGTTGGTGCGGCGGCCTATATTACCAAGCTCCGTGTCTCGCTCCTTCGTGACACTGGTGCCGCACTTTCCCCGTTCAACGCCTTCTTGCTCATTTTAGGGCTAGAAACATTATCTTTACGACTTGAGCAACACGTGAAAAATGCGAAACAAGTAGCGAATTTCTTAAATGACCATCCAAAAGTTGCTTGGGTTAATTATCCTGGCTTAAAAGACAACAAATACCACGATTTAGCCCAAAAATATTTACCAAAAGGACCTGGTTCCATTTTCACTTTTGGCGTTAAAGGTGGTTACGCGGCTGGGAAAAAGGTTATCGAATCTGTGGAGTTATTCTCACATCTAGCCAACGTTGGCGACGCAAAATCGCTTATAATCCACCCAGCATCAACGACTCATCAACAACTAAGCGAAGAACAACAATTAACAGCTGGCGTTAAACCAGAATCCATCCGTCTTTCTATCGGAATCGAAAATGCGGATGATATTATTCAAGATTTAACGAAAGCACTAGAGCAAATTTAG
- a CDS encoding biotin transporter BioY: protein MRDQKLKFLVVDALFAVIIALLAQVAIPLGPIPLTGQTFAIGLAATILGARHGTISVLVYIVLGAVGIPVFQGMTAGIGILFGPTGGFIVGFIFNALLTGWLLEKTKFTVPYAIVANILGAIVTLIFGVLWLKVSTGLDWPTAFLTGMVPFIIPGIIKAVFAALLGILIRDRLIKAKLLRAS, encoded by the coding sequence ATGCGTGATCAGAAATTGAAATTTTTAGTCGTAGATGCTTTATTCGCAGTCATCATTGCTTTACTCGCACAAGTTGCTATTCCACTTGGCCCTATTCCACTTACTGGGCAAACATTTGCAATTGGTTTAGCAGCAACAATTCTTGGAGCTCGTCACGGTACCATATCTGTTTTAGTTTATATCGTGCTTGGAGCAGTTGGTATTCCGGTTTTTCAAGGGATGACAGCAGGAATTGGGATTCTTTTTGGGCCAACTGGCGGATTTATTGTCGGATTTATTTTTAATGCACTACTTACAGGTTGGTTGCTCGAAAAAACAAAATTCACTGTTCCTTATGCAATCGTTGCTAATATTTTAGGAGCCATCGTTACGTTAATTTTCGGTGTTTTATGGCTTAAAGTTAGCACAGGTCTTGACTGGCCGACTGCATTTTTGACTGGGATGGTACCATTTATTATTCCTGGTATTATTAAAGCGGTGTTCGCTGCATTATTAGGTATTCTCATTCGTGATCGTCTAATTAAAGCAAAATTACTTAGAGCATCATAA
- the metX gene encoding homoserine O-acetyltransferase MetX, whose product MTLQQKELFQKSPLLLENGETLSPVLVGYETYGTLSASRDNCILLEHALTGTAHAAKHFEDDAPGWWDDYIGPGKTIDTDKYFLVCTNVFGGCSGTTGPSSINPKTGEPFRLQFPGFSIKDIIKVQRELLEQLGVTRIVSVIGGSMGGMQATEWAIDYADITDSIINIASPLAAGPDAIGYNLIMRMAILNDPDFNGGNYIGQPEGGLATARMVGMMTYRTSELFSKRFERFTVAESSPAAFSKEHFQIESYLQYQGDTFVERFDANSYLYLTKAIDLFDVTAPAKDDLPAFSKIKIPYLLIGITTDQLFRIHDLRRGYELLKEWDVPVTYHEVASEYGHDAFLVEKEVPKFEPLIRSFLNNLPVKSI is encoded by the coding sequence GTGACCTTACAACAAAAAGAACTATTTCAAAAAAGTCCTCTTCTACTTGAAAACGGGGAAACATTAAGTCCAGTTTTAGTTGGCTATGAAACGTATGGGACACTTTCTGCCTCACGCGATAATTGTATTTTGTTAGAACATGCGCTCACTGGGACAGCTCATGCGGCGAAACATTTTGAAGATGACGCCCCTGGTTGGTGGGATGATTATATTGGTCCGGGGAAAACGATTGATACAGACAAATATTTTCTTGTTTGTACGAATGTATTTGGTGGTTGTAGTGGAACGACTGGCCCCTCCTCGATTAATCCAAAAACAGGCGAGCCTTTCCGGTTACAATTTCCCGGATTTTCAATTAAAGATATTATTAAAGTGCAGCGTGAACTTTTGGAACAACTTGGGGTTACAAGGATTGTTTCGGTGATTGGGGGATCGATGGGTGGAATGCAAGCCACAGAATGGGCGATTGATTATGCCGATATAACAGATAGCATTATCAACATCGCCTCCCCACTTGCTGCCGGACCTGATGCGATTGGTTATAACTTAATTATGCGGATGGCGATTCTGAATGATCCCGACTTTAATGGCGGCAACTATATTGGTCAACCTGAGGGCGGGCTTGCTACTGCGAGAATGGTTGGAATGATGACTTACCGGACGAGCGAACTTTTCTCCAAGCGGTTTGAACGTTTCACTGTCGCCGAGTCTTCGCCTGCCGCTTTCTCAAAAGAGCATTTTCAAATTGAATCGTATTTACAATATCAAGGGGATACTTTTGTCGAGCGGTTTGACGCGAATAGTTATCTATATTTAACAAAGGCGATTGATTTATTTGACGTTACGGCTCCCGCAAAAGATGATTTACCCGCTTTTTCAAAAATTAAAATTCCGTATTTGCTGATTGGCATTACGACCGATCAACTTTTCCGAATTCACGATTTGCGCCGCGGTTATGAACTTTTAAAAGAATGGGATGTGCCGGTTACTTATCATGAAGTGGCCTCTGAATACGGTCATGACGCTTTTCTAGTTGAAAAGGAAGTACCGAAGTTCGAGCCGCTCATTCGGTCATTTTTAAATAATTTACCTGTTAAAAGCATATAA
- a CDS encoding DUF1269 domain-containing protein: MKKEKTVLIMNFDEESISYQAFSEMKRLHQERKIIGYQMAVVKHEPGNKLVAQDFLDFTGADKNMKDSLIGMLIGILGGPFGILIGWMVGAIVGSMQDAGEVKNALSVFERTLKTIPEGSTGVILIATEQELANVNDVVMDELHGRVQRMDEAIVAEEIKSAQETEGKAKDSAKKHWFGK; this comes from the coding sequence ATGAAAAAAGAAAAAACAGTGTTAATTATGAATTTCGATGAAGAAAGTATTTCTTATCAAGCTTTCTCTGAAATGAAAAGATTGCACCAAGAGCGCAAAATCATTGGTTATCAAATGGCAGTTGTAAAACATGAGCCAGGAAATAAACTTGTTGCACAAGATTTTCTTGATTTTACTGGTGCCGATAAAAACATGAAAGATAGCCTTATTGGTATGCTAATTGGTATTTTAGGTGGACCATTTGGTATTTTGATTGGTTGGATGGTTGGAGCAATCGTTGGTTCCATGCAAGATGCTGGCGAAGTGAAAAACGCTCTATCCGTATTTGAAAGAACGTTAAAAACAATTCCAGAAGGTTCGACAGGCGTTATCTTAATTGCGACAGAGCAAGAATTAGCTAATGTAAACGATGTTGTAATGGATGAGTTACATGGTCGTGTACAACGCATGGATGAAGCAATTGTGGCCGAAGAAATTAAAAGCGCTCAAGAAACAGAAGGAAAAGCAAAAGATTCTGCTAAAAAACATTGGTTTGGAAAATAA